One window of the Dermacentor andersoni chromosome 10, qqDerAnde1_hic_scaffold, whole genome shotgun sequence genome contains the following:
- the LOC126544488 gene encoding uncharacterized protein, with protein MASSKVREQVESYFRELNYASSRIVEDMSIIRQAHGDDWDRISEKKKTEIAWEALVGPDIKEKYNYYPKQYAEVEVFPVIGLNTGDRMISDEDATNARTTKTGCWRDEHSAPFNWETQSQLNMRIFDSVDEVDRKDGTEDSVTDVPVNEQQTCGLASQQATVAPCSAESKNLGSTAVKVDNNVTNGVGAVKTSTFKPCLVSSSASEPNVGRVASPKPDTSTNTLDGSGLKHVKFSNGVESRVPPAAQNRGESRAVVGGSLPRVIHADPKVQAGSSATEAKILEPRPPPPSRSQESVCSITSRGSSNPPTPVERKGRRRAPTPPKAPPPDPPRPKTAPPKPPAAPTHNQKPPEAPRKHPSSKPPAPPIPMVKSPTREVVPRPTEKEALVEATPVRPPRLPSPPKDDPKDSARSPKEPMAVRSPEGIPKTGFDFLDNW; from the exons ATGGCGTCGTCGAAAGTGCGTGAGCAGGTGGAGTCTTACTTTCGCGAACTAAACTACGCTTCGTCGAGGATCGTTGAAGACATGTCAATCATTCGGCAAGCGCACGGTGACGACTGGGATCGCATATcggaaaagaagaaaacggaaaTCGCCTGGGAGGCGTTGGTCGGCCCGGATATTAAAGAGAAGTACAACTATTATCCGAAGCAGTATGCCGAAGTTGAAGTGTTTCCCGTCATCGGCCTCAACACGGGCGACAGAATGATATCGGACGAGGACGCTACAAATGCAAGGACTACAAAGACAGGG TGCTGGCGAGACGAGCATTCTGCTCCGTTCAATTGGGAAACCCAG AGTCAGCTTAACATGCGCATCTTTGACTCAGTCGATGAAGTTGATCGAAAAGATGGTACAGAGGATTCTGTCACAGACGTACCGGTGAATGAACAGCAAACCTGTGGCCTGGCTTCCCAGCAAGCCACTGTTGCTCCATGCTCTGCTGAAAGTAAAAATTTGGGGAGTACAGCTGTCAAGGTAGATAACAATGTTACCAATGGAGTCGGTGCTGTGAAAACCAGCACCTTCAAGCCCTGCCTGGTGAGCAGCAGCGCCTCCGAGCCCAACGTCGGCAGAGTGGCCAGCCCAAAACCTGACACTTCAACCAACACTCTCGACGGTTCAGGCCTCAAGCACGTCAAATTCAGCAACGGTGTAGAGTCAAGAGTTCCGCCGGCTGCACAGAATCGAGGCGAGTCGAGGGCTGTCGTCGGTGGAAGCCTGCCGAGAGTGATTCACGCGGATCCCAAGGTTCAGGCTGGCAGCAGTGCCACCGAAGCCAAAATTCTGGAGCCGAGGCCTCCTCCGCCATCGAGGTCGCAGGAATCTGTGTGCTCGATCACATCGCGGGGATCTTCGAACCCTCCGACTCCCGTGGAACGGAAGGGACGTCGAAGGGCCCCGACACCACCGAAGGCTCCTCCTCCGGACCCACCTCGGCCAAAAACGGCACCACCCAAGCCACCGGCTGCACCAACACACAACCAG AAGCCTCCAGAAGCTCCTAGGAAGCATCCTTCGTCGAAGCCACCGGCACCGCCTATACCCATGGTCAAATCACCCACTCGAGAAGTAGTGCCCAGACCGACTGAGAAGGAGGCCCTTGTGGAGGCCACTCCGGTACGACCTCCAAGGCTTCCCTCGCCACCGAAAGATGATCCAAAAGACAGCGCAAGAAGTCCCAAGGAACCCATGGCAGTTAGGAGCCCTGAG GGGATTCCAAAGACTGGATTTGACTTTCTCGACAACTGGTAA
- the LOC126544481 gene encoding uncharacterized protein, with the protein MAAHIVRTGLCSCVRLQAALASSVNSRCLATSPALLVRGTKLSVEREDRQDEQCADDDFYGISSDRGVVTVDNPLSDRHERLRRFAHLTRSRNAKVSDENVLVASYGTIRYDSDNRARYHGQFEDDTLLDDFVLGTYEGNADGELKGSRAAPVKSSNESELQKQQEGRVSPKNAARKKKSIDSADTAIPVASERPDFNLANTTAKSSQGAARPSHPRFSPVDDRRVAEKSISKSEGVVSRRESLETLGEARSTEQNNNMQDSDRLESVVGRLSPAEDTAEQRPRSAKQFSERGDEGLSNRGVSSPATSSSESFVTSVRTGEGLNKSVSETRARKAGSKDRRVSDDTRKAEDAFRNAAFELRQEPLTVTKESFDASQDSIKIKIKEAKQAKAGDEKTDSSNFAGEGNPTAFEYLRKPQQFSLKLDSKGFLILKSEVRPDLTTMLRSEVVDLLRQRVLYDGNDILILDKPYGMICHGSAKGVPDAHVLVRLLPDLASALYPKEDVKLYTVHRLDRDVTGTIVLAKTQKMADVLQTLFEEHNIIKTYQAITFGVPDNDQATIDMPLAEGSVGSAKRMVICPKLEPEFQRLVPKFSKTYEAVTHYRVLSSHGRAAYLELKPVTGVKHQIRVHLGFGLRCPILGDHKYSHLRHLGPQKLSGDILTRLNVRQTKVRHIPMHLHSCSVLIPEILDGRNLFVTAKLPYHFVQNLKRLNLHRHK; encoded by the coding sequence ATGGCTGCGCACATCGTGCGCACTGGTCTCTGTAGCTGTGTTCGCCTTCAAGCGGCTCTCGCAAGCTCGGTGAATTCCCGATGTCTCGCGACGTCGCCAGCCCTCTTGGTTCGAGGAACGAAGCTAAGCGTGGAACGAGAGGACCGCCAGGACGAACAGTGTGCAGACGATGACTTCTACGGCATCTCGAGCGACCGCGGCGTCGTCACAGTCGACAACCCGCTCAGCGACCGGCACGAAAGACTCCGCCGCTTCGCGCACCTGACTCGCAGTCGAAATGCGAAAGTCTCAGACGAAAACGTTTTAGTGGCCAGTTATGGCACGATTCGCTACGACAGTGACAACAGAGCGCGGTACCACGGTCAGTTCGAGGACGACACACTGTTGGACGACTTCGTCTTGGGTACGTACGAGGGGAACGCCGACGGCGAACTGAAAGGCAGTCGGGCGGCTCCCGTTAAGAGTTCGAATGAATCGGAGCTGCAGAAGCAGCAAGAAGGACGCGTTTCACCTAAGAATGCAGCGAGAAAGAAAAAATCTATTGACAGCGCCGACACTGCGATACCGGTTGCCTCTGAGCGGCCAGACTTTAATTTGGCGAACACAACGGCGAAGTCGTCGCAAGGAGCTGCACGTCCGTCTCATCCGCGATTTTCGCCCGTTGACGATCGACGTGTGGCCGAGAAGTCCATTTCCAAGTCTGAAGGAGTAGTGTCCAGGAGAGAATCGCTCGAAACCTTAGGCGAAGCACGCAGCACTGAACAGAATAATAATATGCAGGATAGTGACCGCCTGGAAAGCGTTGTAGGAAGGCTCTCGCCTGCCGAAGatactgcagagcaaaggcctagAAGCGCAAAACAGTTTTCGGAGCGGGGCGACGAAGGGTTGAGCAACAGGGGCGTCTCATCACCTGCTACAAGCTCTTCAGAGAGCTTTGTAACGTCTGTAAGGACAGGCGAGGGCTTAAATAAGTCGGTGTCTGAAACTAGAGCGAGAAAAGCGGGGTCAAAGGACAGGCGCGTAAGTGATGACACAAGAAAGGCGGAAGACGCCTTCCGAAACGCTGCTTTTGAGCTCCGTCAGGAACCGTTGACTGTCACCAAGGAAAGTTTTGATGCCTCCCAGGACAGCATAAAGATCAAGATTAAGGAAGCAAAGCAGGCAAAAGCGGGTGATGAAAAAACAGACTCCTCAAACTTCGCTGGCGAAGGCAATCCAACAGCTTTCGAGTACCTCCGCAAGCCACAGCAATTCAGCCTCAAGCTTGACAGCAAGGGCTTCCTCATCCTCAAGTCGGAGGTCAGGCCTGACTTGACCACCATGCTCCGTTCTGAAGTGGTAGATCTGTTGAGGCAGCGTGTTCTCTATGATGGTAATGACATACTCATCCTGGACAAGCCATATGGCATGATCTGCCATGGATCTGCAAAAGGTGTCCCCGATGCTCATGTGCTTGTTCGCCTGCTACCAGACCTGGCGTCTGCTCTCTATCCTAAGGAGGATGTCAAGCTGTACACTGTGCATCGCCTCGACCGTGATGTCACGGGCACCATCGTGCTGGCCAAGACGCAGAAAATGGCAGATGTGTTGCAGACATTGTTTGAGGAGCACAACATCATTAAGACCTACCAGGCCATCACATTCGGGGTACCTGACAATGATCAAGCGACAATTGACATGCCTTTGGCTGAAGGATCCGTTGGTTCTGCTAAACGGATGGTAATCTGCCCGAAACTGGAGCCAGAGTTTCAGCGACTGGTGCCGAAGTTCTCAAAGACTTATGAGGCCGTCACACACTATCGCGTGTTGAGCTCCCATGGCAGAGCTGCCTACCTTGAACTGAAGCCTGTGACCGGTGTCAAACACCAGATCCGGGTGCACCTGGGGTTTGGTCTCCGCTGTCCAATCCTGGGGGACCACAAGTACTCACACCTGAGACACCTGGGTCCACAGAAACTTTCCGGAGACATATTGACCAGGCTGAATGTGCGACAGACCAAAGTGAGGCACATCCCCATGCACCTTCACTCCTGTTCAGTCCTGATTCCCGAGATCTTGGATGGCAGGAATTTATTTGTCACAGCAAAACTTCCATACCATTTTGTGCAGAACCTGAAGCGTCTCAACCTCCACAGACATAAATAA